From Microcystis aeruginosa NIES-2549, a single genomic window includes:
- the rpmA gene encoding 50S ribosomal protein L27: MAHKKGTGSTRNGRDSRSQRLGVKRYGGQVVKAGNILIRQRGTKVHPGKNVGRGGDDTLFALIDGVVKFEYKDKSRRQVSIYPAEVSAS, encoded by the coding sequence ATGGCTCATAAGAAAGGTACGGGTAGTACCCGCAACGGACGCGATTCTCGTTCCCAACGCCTAGGCGTTAAGCGCTACGGTGGTCAAGTGGTAAAAGCGGGAAATATTCTCATCCGTCAACGGGGTACTAAAGTTCACCCGGGTAAAAATGTCGGTCGTGGTGGCGATGATACTTTATTCGCTTTAATTGATGGTGTGGTCAAATTTGAATACAAGGATAAAAGTCGCCGTCAAGTTAGCATTTATCCCGCTGAAGTTAGCGCTAGTTAA
- a CDS encoding DUF86 domain-containing protein, which produces MPSRDWRLRLQDILESISEIEQRTKAMTFEEFAKNQTNIKAVLYDFIIIGEATRNVPKEIQSRYPLIPWRLMAGMINVATHEYFQVNLSRIWATIREDLPTLVPQLQEVLAREKKPE; this is translated from the coding sequence ATGCCTTCTAGAGATTGGCGACTTCGCCTTCAAGACATTTTAGAATCTATCAGTGAAATTGAACAGCGGACAAAGGCAATGACGTTTGAGGAATTTGCCAAGAATCAAACAAATATCAAAGCGGTTCTCTATGATTTTATTATTATCGGAGAAGCAACTAGAAATGTACCGAAGGAAATTCAGTCTCGCTATCCTCTTATTCCTTGGCGTTTAATGGCGGGAATGATAAATGTGGCAACTCACGAATATTTTCAAGTTAATTTAAGTAGAATTTGGGCAACAATTCGAGAAGATTTGCCGACCTTAGTACCACAACTACAAGAAGTATTAGCAAGGGAAAAAAAACCAGAATAG
- the accA gene encoding acetyl-CoA carboxylase carboxyl transferase subunit alpha — protein MTKNETTEKKIFLLDFEKPLYELESRIEQIKELAQENSVDVSEQISQLDERANQLRREIFSNLTPSQRLQLARHPRRPSTLDYIQAITDEWFELHGDRGGYDDPALVGGVARFNGRPVVIIGHQKGRDTKDNVARNFGMAAPGGYRKAMRLMEHAHQFNQPILTFIDTPGAWAGVEAEKLGQGEAIAYNLREMFRLDVPIICTVIGEGGSGGALGIGVGDRLLMLEHSVYTVATPEACAAILWKDAKKSDKAAVALKITSKDLKELNIIDQIISEPSRGAHADPIKAAANLKAAISENLEALSLLTPQQRRESRYQKFRNLGVFLEATA, from the coding sequence ATGACTAAAAACGAGACTACCGAGAAAAAGATTTTTCTCCTAGATTTTGAGAAACCCCTTTACGAATTAGAATCCCGCATCGAACAGATTAAAGAATTAGCCCAAGAAAATAGCGTAGATGTCTCGGAACAAATTAGTCAACTAGACGAACGAGCTAATCAATTACGTCGTGAAATTTTTAGCAATCTCACCCCTTCCCAAAGGCTACAATTAGCCCGTCATCCCCGGCGCCCCAGTACCCTAGATTATATTCAAGCCATCACCGATGAATGGTTCGAGTTACACGGGGATCGCGGTGGTTACGACGATCCCGCCCTTGTGGGTGGTGTTGCCCGTTTTAACGGTCGTCCTGTGGTGATTATCGGGCATCAAAAAGGCCGGGATACTAAGGATAATGTGGCTAGAAATTTCGGCATGGCTGCCCCCGGGGGTTATCGTAAAGCCATGCGTTTAATGGAACACGCCCATCAGTTTAATCAGCCAATTTTAACCTTTATTGACACCCCCGGCGCCTGGGCGGGGGTGGAAGCGGAAAAATTAGGTCAAGGAGAAGCGATCGCCTATAACCTCCGGGAGATGTTTCGTTTAGATGTGCCGATCATTTGTACTGTTATTGGCGAAGGGGGTTCGGGCGGTGCTTTGGGCATTGGGGTCGGCGATCGCCTATTAATGTTAGAGCATTCTGTCTATACCGTGGCGACTCCCGAAGCTTGTGCCGCCATTCTCTGGAAAGATGCCAAAAAATCCGATAAAGCAGCAGTTGCCCTCAAAATTACCTCAAAAGATTTAAAAGAGTTAAATATTATCGATCAGATCATTTCTGAACCCTCCAGAGGGGCCCATGCTGATCCGATTAAAGCGGCAGCCAATTTAAAAGCCGCTATTAGTGAAAATTTAGAGGCTTTATCTTTGTTAACTCCCCAACAACGGCGCGAATCTCGTTATCAAAAATTCCGCAATTTAGGCGTATTTTTAGAGGCTACAGCTTAA
- the rplU gene encoding 50S ribosomal protein L21 produces the protein MSYAIIETGGKQIRVEPGRYYDIELLPVDEQSTHTIDKVLLIHDEDDISIGQPFIEGATVEGTVMQHRRGKKVIVYKMRPKKKTRKKRGHRQEITRFMIDSINYNGKTLVATAATSGAEVVEDSSDKEE, from the coding sequence ATGAGTTACGCGATTATTGAGACCGGTGGCAAACAGATTCGGGTGGAACCCGGTCGCTATTACGATATCGAACTTCTTCCCGTCGATGAACAAAGTACCCATACCATCGACAAAGTGCTATTAATCCATGATGAGGATGATATTAGCATCGGTCAGCCCTTTATCGAAGGGGCTACCGTGGAAGGCACTGTCATGCAACATCGTCGGGGCAAAAAAGTTATTGTCTATAAAATGCGCCCGAAAAAGAAAACTCGTAAAAAACGCGGTCATCGTCAAGAAATTACCCGTTTTATGATTGATTCAATCAATTATAACGGTAAAACCCTAGTCGCCACTGCTGCTACCTCCGGCGCTGAAGTTGTGGAAGATAGTAGCGATAAAGAAGAATAA
- a CDS encoding nucleotidyltransferase family protein, producing MKQDEVLAILEAHREQLQKLGVQSLSLFGSVARDEADADSDVDLLVEFDRQGGFFQLLQVQYYLEDILGCSVDLGTQDALREHLREPVLEDLINAF from the coding sequence ATGAAACAGGACGAGGTGCTGGCAATTCTAGAGGCACACCGAGAACAGTTACAAAAACTAGGGGTGCAATCTTTGTCTTTATTTGGTTCAGTGGCCAGGGATGAAGCTGATGCCGATAGTGATGTAGATTTGTTAGTAGAATTCGATCGACAAGGTGGTTTTTTTCAACTTCTGCAAGTACAGTATTATTTAGAAGATATTCTGGGATGCTCTGTGGATTTAGGAACTCAGGATGCCTTAAGAGAACATTTACGAGAACCTGTGCTTGAGGATCTGATCAATGCCTTCTAG
- a CDS encoding fused MFS/spermidine synthase, translating into MAGSELKADLWVNEYITPWDIYSHGVSRILAYKKTAFQEMYIVESGAYGKALVLDGKWQSCTGDEFIYHEALVQPAMIAHQEAKTALILGGGEGATTRELLRWKTIEKVMMIDIDGDVVAACKEHLPEMHQGTFDDPRFQLVVADALEVLDTTNDKWDIIISDLVDPIEEGPSFPLFTKEYFEKLQRVLAENGIVVVQSGPVSPPSVMYHARLVNTLKAVFPYVHSYCAPTPSYGSPWGFTLCANHPLNTRPDPEVVDELISDTTTGGLRLIDGMSLLGMLQTPLYIRQAIAQNTEVYTLAKPPKFFGQGVISNQ; encoded by the coding sequence ATGGCAGGAAGTGAACTAAAAGCGGATCTATGGGTTAACGAATATATTACCCCCTGGGACATTTATAGTCATGGGGTTTCCAGGATTTTAGCCTACAAAAAAACCGCTTTTCAGGAAATGTATATTGTTGAATCGGGGGCCTATGGAAAAGCCTTGGTACTGGATGGGAAATGGCAATCTTGTACGGGGGATGAATTTATTTATCATGAAGCATTAGTGCAACCGGCAATGATTGCCCACCAAGAAGCAAAAACTGCTTTAATTTTGGGAGGTGGTGAAGGTGCGACAACGCGGGAGTTATTGCGTTGGAAAACAATCGAAAAAGTGATGATGATCGATATCGATGGGGATGTGGTGGCAGCTTGTAAGGAACATCTTCCCGAAATGCACCAAGGCACTTTTGATGATCCTCGTTTTCAGTTAGTTGTGGCCGATGCTTTAGAAGTTTTAGACACCACTAACGATAAATGGGATATTATTATCTCGGATCTGGTTGATCCCATCGAAGAGGGTCCCTCTTTCCCCCTATTCACGAAAGAATACTTTGAAAAACTACAAAGAGTTTTGGCAGAAAATGGCATTGTGGTAGTGCAATCTGGCCCGGTTTCTCCTCCTTCGGTGATGTATCATGCGCGTTTGGTGAATACTTTAAAAGCAGTTTTTCCCTACGTTCATTCCTATTGCGCTCCCACTCCTAGTTATGGTTCCCCTTGGGGTTTTACTCTCTGTGCTAATCATCCTTTAAATACTCGTCCCGATCCCGAGGTGGTGGATGAATTAATCAGCGATACAACTACGGGAGGATTACGTTTAATTGATGGCATGAGTTTACTCGGAATGTTACAAACTCCTCTCTATATTCGTCAAGCAATCGCACAAAATACGGAAGTTTATACCCTGGCAAAACCCCCGAAATTCTTCGGTCAAGGAGTAATCAGTAATCAGTAA